From one Peredibacter starrii genomic stretch:
- a CDS encoding sugar 3,4-ketoisomerase produces the protein MKNYSVDLKGISDNRGLLVSLESFKNVPFEIKRVYYLCKLDSQAPRGFHAHKNLKQLVVCVSGSCDFLLDDGKEKIQITLNDPTKALFIESMIWREMHNFSKDCVVMVLASEHYDETDYIRDYEVFKIKAAK, from the coding sequence ATGAAAAATTACTCTGTTGATTTAAAGGGTATCAGTGATAATCGTGGACTTTTGGTCTCTTTGGAGAGTTTCAAGAATGTCCCTTTTGAAATCAAAAGAGTGTACTATCTCTGCAAACTTGATTCTCAAGCGCCGAGAGGATTTCATGCTCATAAGAATCTGAAGCAACTAGTTGTTTGTGTAAGTGGGAGCTGTGATTTTCTACTCGATGATGGGAAAGAAAAAATTCAAATAACTTTAAATGATCCGACGAAAGCGCTCTTTATAGAAAGCATGATCTGGCGTGAAATGCATAATTTTTCAAAAGATTGTGTGGTGATGGTTCTAGCAAGTGAACACTATGATGAAACTGATTATATTCGAGATTACGAAGTTTTTAAGATTAAGGCTGCAAAATGA
- the rfbA gene encoding glucose-1-phosphate thymidylyltransferase RfbA yields the protein MKGIVLAGGSGTRLYPITRGVSKQLLPIYDKPMIYYPLSVLMLAGIKDVLIITTPEDSDSFKRLLHDGSSFGLKLSYAIQPKPEGLAQAFIIGEKFIGNDSVCLILGDNIFYGQGFTPILKRAIENNTGGTIFGYKVKDPERFGVVEFNPSTLDVLSVEEKPKSPKSSYAATGLYFYQNSVINIAKSIKPSSRGELEITTVNNVYLEKHALKVELLGRGFAWLDTGTHDSLIEAGHYVETIQNMQGLKIACLEEIGWRNGWLNDEQLLVQAKLNSKNEYGQYLLGLLGKA from the coding sequence ATGAAAGGAATTGTGTTGGCCGGTGGTAGTGGTACAAGATTGTACCCGATTACGAGAGGCGTTTCTAAGCAGCTTTTGCCAATTTATGACAAACCTATGATCTACTACCCCTTATCAGTTTTAATGTTGGCGGGGATTAAAGATGTACTGATTATAACCACCCCTGAAGACTCTGATTCTTTTAAGCGTCTTCTTCATGACGGTTCTTCATTTGGTTTAAAATTATCATATGCAATTCAACCTAAGCCTGAAGGCTTGGCTCAGGCCTTTATCATTGGTGAGAAATTTATCGGTAATGACAGTGTGTGCTTAATCCTAGGAGATAATATCTTCTACGGACAAGGATTTACTCCGATTTTGAAGCGAGCAATTGAAAACAATACGGGTGGTACTATCTTTGGTTATAAGGTGAAGGATCCGGAGCGTTTTGGAGTTGTTGAATTCAATCCTTCAACCCTAGATGTTTTATCTGTAGAAGAAAAACCAAAAAGTCCTAAATCTTCTTATGCTGCAACCGGATTGTATTTCTACCAGAACAGCGTGATTAATATTGCTAAATCTATCAAACCATCTTCTCGAGGCGAGCTAGAAATAACAACAGTGAACAATGTCTATCTAGAAAAGCATGCTTTAAAGGTCGAGTTGTTAGGCCGTGGATTCGCATGGCTTGATACAGGAACTCACGATAGCTTAATTGAAGCTGGCCACTACGTTGAGACTATTCAGAATATGCAAGGATTAAAGATTGCTTGTTTGGAAGAGATTGGCTGGAGAAACGGCTGGCTTAATGATGAGCAACTATTAGTGCAGGCCAAGCTGAATTCCAAAAACGAATATGGCCAATATCTCCTGGGCTTACTTGGTAAGGCATAA